A genome region from Pseudomonas anguilliseptica includes the following:
- the waaA gene encoding lipid IV(A) 3-deoxy-D-manno-octulosonic acid transferase, whose product MNRSLYTLLFHFGLPLVAGRLAWRALQAPAYAKRIGERFALGLPALKPGGIWLHAVSVGESIAAAPLVRELLARYPQLPITITCMTPTGSERIQAMFGGAEYAGRVQHCYLPYDLPWAAARFLDQVQPRLAVIMETELWPNHIHQCAKRGIPLALANGRLSERSARGYARFANLTAPMLAELDLLAVQTALEAERFRSLGARPECVEVTGSIKFDLAIDPALLTRAAALREQWQATRRPVWIAASTHAGEDEIVLAAHSELLRQNPGALLILVPRHPERFNAVFELCQRQGFNTRRRSTGEALLASDQVLLGDTMGELLFLYALADIAFVGGSLVANGGHNLLEPAALGKPVLSGPHRFNFLEIAAQLRASGALIDVADADGLAQRVAQLWREPDAAQAMRKAGLAVMQANQGALARLLAGLERLLKSKR is encoded by the coding sequence ATGAATAGAAGCCTCTATACCCTGTTGTTTCATTTCGGCCTGCCGCTGGTGGCCGGGCGTCTGGCTTGGCGTGCCTTGCAGGCACCGGCCTATGCCAAGCGCATCGGCGAGCGTTTCGCCCTCGGCCTGCCTGCGCTCAAACCAGGTGGCATCTGGTTGCATGCGGTGTCGGTGGGCGAAAGCATCGCCGCCGCGCCGCTGGTGCGTGAGCTGCTGGCGCGTTACCCGCAGTTGCCAATCACCATTACTTGCATGACGCCGACCGGTTCGGAGCGTATCCAGGCGATGTTCGGTGGTGCGGAGTACGCCGGCCGGGTACAGCATTGCTACCTGCCGTATGACCTGCCCTGGGCCGCCGCGCGCTTTCTCGATCAGGTGCAGCCACGGCTGGCGGTGATTATGGAAACCGAGCTGTGGCCCAACCATATTCACCAGTGCGCCAAGCGTGGCATCCCGTTGGCGCTGGCCAACGGGCGGCTCTCCGAACGCTCGGCGCGTGGTTATGCGCGCTTTGCCAACCTTACTGCGCCGATGCTCGCCGAGCTGGATTTGCTGGCGGTGCAGACAGCGCTGGAAGCCGAACGCTTTCGCAGCCTGGGTGCTCGGCCGGAGTGTGTTGAGGTCACCGGCTCGATCAAATTCGATCTGGCGATTGATCCTGCATTGTTGACCCGCGCCGCTGCCTTGCGTGAGCAATGGCAGGCCACGCGGCGCCCGGTGTGGATCGCCGCAAGCACCCATGCCGGTGAAGACGAGATCGTGCTCGCTGCCCACAGTGAGCTACTCAGACAGAACCCCGGCGCCCTGCTGATTCTGGTGCCGCGCCATCCCGAGCGGTTCAATGCGGTGTTCGAGTTGTGCCAGCGGCAAGGCTTCAACACGCGGCGGCGTTCCACTGGCGAAGCGCTGCTGGCGAGTGATCAGGTGCTGCTCGGCGACACCATGGGTGAGCTGCTGTTTCTTTATGCCCTGGCCGATATCGCCTTTGTTGGCGGTAGTCTGGTGGCCAATGGCGGGCATAACCTGCTGGAGCCGGCGGCGCTGGGCAAACCGGTGCTGAGCGGCCCGCACCGGTTCAACTTTCTGGAGATTGCCGCGCAGTTACGCGCTTCCGGTGCCTTGATTGACGTGGCGGATGCTGACGGTCTGGCGCAGCGCGTTGCGCAGCTGTGGCGTGAGCCTGATGCCGCGCAGGCCATGCGTAAGGCGGGGTTGGCGGTGATGCAGGCCAATCAGGGGGCGCTGGCGCGTTTGCTGGCAGGGCTTGAGCGTCTGTTAAAGAGTAAGCGGTAA
- a CDS encoding NAD(P)/FAD-dependent oxidoreductase, with product MSQALSTDVLIVGGGIAGLWLNARLRRQGFATLLVENARLGGGQSVKSQGIIHGGAKYALHGALTGASEAIADMPRRWREALAGNGELDLSGVRLLSDAHYLWSPGSLAGNITSFFASKAVRGRVDQVKGEQLPPALQHPKFKGKVYRLAELVLDVPSLISRLSELAGDGLLAAEHIEPLRENGELVGLIIDGREIRAQRIILSAGRGNAELLSALDLSQPAQQLRPLHMVLVKGPTLKPLYAHCLGGGPKPRVTITTHPAADGQWVWYLGGDLAEADGVARDEAAQLLAAKKELSELLPWVDLSAAQWATLRVDRAEPAQSGLVRPDNAFLHEQDKLLVGWPTKLALAPDFAERVLAALDRDGIQPAQHAPLPALPRPSVAPPAWEELF from the coding sequence ATGTCCCAGGCATTGAGCACTGATGTTTTGATCGTAGGCGGCGGTATCGCCGGCCTTTGGCTGAATGCGCGCCTGCGCCGCCAGGGGTTCGCCACCCTGCTGGTAGAAAACGCCCGCCTCGGTGGCGGCCAGAGTGTGAAATCCCAGGGCATCATCCACGGCGGCGCCAAATACGCCCTGCATGGCGCGCTGACTGGCGCCTCCGAAGCCATCGCCGATATGCCGCGCCGCTGGCGTGAAGCCCTGGCGGGCAACGGCGAGCTGGACCTGAGCGGCGTTCGCCTGCTCTCCGATGCCCACTACCTGTGGTCGCCCGGCAGCCTGGCCGGCAATATCACCAGCTTTTTTGCCAGCAAGGCTGTACGCGGCCGGGTCGATCAGGTCAAGGGCGAGCAGCTGCCACCGGCCCTGCAACACCCGAAATTCAAGGGCAAGGTCTATCGTCTGGCTGAACTGGTGCTGGATGTGCCCAGCCTGATCAGCCGCCTCAGCGAACTGGCCGGCGATGGTTTGCTGGCTGCCGAGCACATAGAGCCGCTGCGGGAAAACGGCGAGCTGGTCGGCCTGATCATCGATGGCCGTGAGATTCGCGCACAACGCATCATTCTCAGCGCCGGGCGTGGCAATGCCGAGCTGCTCAGCGCACTCGACCTCAGCCAACCCGCACAACAACTGCGCCCGCTGCATATGGTCCTGGTCAAAGGTCCAACGTTAAAACCGCTGTACGCCCACTGCCTGGGCGGTGGGCCGAAGCCGCGCGTCACCATCACCACCCACCCGGCGGCCGACGGCCAGTGGGTCTGGTATCTGGGTGGCGATCTGGCCGAAGCCGATGGCGTGGCCCGCGATGAAGCGGCGCAGCTCCTGGCTGCGAAAAAAGAGCTGAGCGAACTGCTGCCCTGGGTCGACCTATCGGCCGCGCAATGGGCCACGCTGCGAGTTGACCGCGCGGAGCCGGCGCAGTCCGGCCTGGTGCGCCCGGACAACGCCTTCCTCCACGAGCAGGACAAGCTGCTGGTGGGCTGGCCGACTAAACTGGCGTTAGCCCCGGACTTTGCTGAGCGTGTACTGGCCGCACTCGATCGCGACGGCATTCAGCCGGCGCAGCACGCACCACTGCCCGCGCTGCCGCGCCCGAGCGTCGCCCCACCCGCCTGGGAGGAACTGTTCTGA
- a CDS encoding TolC family outer membrane protein has translation MLRRLSLALAVAAASNGMAWAAEQAPLSTKTDLVTVYQEAAANNADLAAARADYEARSEVVPQARAGLLPNLSAGANLSDTRTQVDSPANTSSRSGVVYQANLSQPLFRADRWFQLQAAEATNEQAALELSATEQNLILQSAETYFAVLRAQDNLASTKAEEAAFKRQLDQANERFDVGLSDKTDVLEAQAGFDTARANRIIAQQQVEDAFEALITLTHRDFAALEGIEHSLPILAPTPNDAKAWVDIAAAQNLNLQASNYAVEAAEETLRQRKSGHAPTLDAVASYQKGDNDSLGFSNNAGTINRFSGDVEQRSIGLQLNIPLYSGGLTNSQVRESYQRLNQTEQLRESLRRQVVQNTRNLHRAVNTDVETVQARKQSIISNQSALEATEIGYQVGTRNIVDVLDAQRQLYSSVRNYNNARYDYILNNLRLKQAAGTLSPDDLAALEQYLKSDYNPDEDFLPPDLAKAAEAQLRGNPQY, from the coding sequence ATGTTGCGCAGACTCTCTCTGGCTCTCGCTGTGGCCGCCGCGTCCAACGGAATGGCCTGGGCTGCTGAACAAGCCCCACTGTCCACCAAAACTGACCTTGTCACGGTTTACCAGGAAGCCGCCGCCAACAATGCCGACCTAGCCGCCGCCCGTGCTGACTATGAAGCGCGCAGCGAAGTGGTACCCCAGGCCCGTGCCGGACTGCTGCCGAACCTGTCTGCCGGCGCCAACCTGAGCGACACCCGTACCCAGGTCGATTCGCCTGCCAACACCAGCTCGCGCAGCGGCGTGGTGTACCAGGCCAACCTCAGCCAACCACTGTTCCGCGCTGACCGCTGGTTCCAGCTGCAAGCCGCCGAAGCAACCAACGAGCAAGCTGCGCTGGAACTGTCGGCCACCGAACAGAACCTGATTCTGCAGAGCGCCGAAACCTACTTCGCGGTATTGCGTGCCCAGGACAATCTGGCCTCGACCAAGGCCGAAGAAGCCGCATTCAAGCGCCAGCTGGATCAGGCCAATGAGCGCTTCGATGTCGGCCTCTCGGACAAGACCGACGTGCTGGAAGCCCAAGCCGGCTTCGACACCGCCCGCGCCAACCGCATCATCGCCCAGCAACAGGTAGAAGATGCCTTCGAGGCGCTGATCACCCTGACCCACCGCGACTTCGCCGCCCTGGAAGGCATCGAGCACAGCCTGCCGATCCTCGCGCCAACGCCGAACGATGCCAAGGCCTGGGTCGATATTGCCGCTGCGCAGAATCTCAATCTGCAAGCCAGCAACTACGCCGTTGAAGCCGCCGAAGAAACCCTGCGCCAGCGCAAATCCGGCCACGCCCCGACTCTGGATGCGGTTGCCAGCTACCAGAAGGGCGACAACGACAGCCTCGGTTTCAGCAACAATGCCGGCACCATTAACCGCTTCAGTGGTGATGTCGAGCAACGCTCAATCGGCTTGCAACTGAATATCCCGCTGTACAGCGGTGGCCTGACCAACTCCCAGGTGCGCGAGTCCTACCAGCGCCTGAACCAGACCGAGCAGCTGCGTGAAAGCCTGCGCCGTCAGGTGGTGCAGAACACCCGCAACCTGCACCGCGCGGTGAATACCGACGTGGAAACCGTGCAGGCGCGCAAGCAGTCGATCATCTCCAACCAGAGCGCCCTGGAGGCCACCGAAATCGGCTATCAGGTCGGTACGCGTAACATCGTTGACGTGCTCGACGCTCAGCGCCAGCTGTACAGCTCGGTGCGCAACTACAACAACGCGCGTTACGACTACATCCTCAACAACCTACGCCTGAAACAGGCCGCCGGCACCCTCAGCCCGGACGACCTGGCCGCCCTGGAGCAATACCTGAAATCCGACTACAACCCGGACGAAGACTTCCTCCCGCCGGACCTGGCCAAGGCCGCCGAAGCCCAGCTGCGTGGCAACCCGCAGTACTGA
- a CDS encoding DMT family transporter: MGGYLYLAIAITAEVIATTSMKALDGFSKPLPLLLVVVGYAISFWMLSLVVKTIPVGVAYAVWAGMGIVLVSIAAVFLYQQRLDLPAMLGMGLIVAGVVVIQLFSQSVGH; encoded by the coding sequence ATGGGCGGCTATCTCTACCTTGCAATTGCCATCACCGCTGAAGTCATCGCCACCACCTCGATGAAGGCCCTGGATGGATTCAGCAAACCCCTGCCCCTGCTACTGGTCGTGGTTGGCTACGCCATCTCGTTCTGGATGCTCAGCCTGGTGGTGAAAACCATCCCGGTCGGCGTCGCCTATGCGGTGTGGGCCGGTATGGGCATTGTGCTGGTGAGCATCGCGGCGGTGTTTCTCTACCAACAACGGCTGGACCTGCCGGCCATGCTCGGCATGGGCCTGATCGTCGCTGGCGTGGTGGTGATTCAGTTGTTCTCGCAAAGCGTCGGCCACTGA
- a CDS encoding aldo/keto reductase, which translates to MHPLHSLHNLHRPLGATELLVSPLGLGTVKLGRDQGVKYPNGFTIPDDAAARELLAQAHDLGINLIDTAPAYGTSETRLGPLLRGQRQQWVIVSKVGEEFDNGQSHFDFSPAHTRLSVERSLKRLETDFIDLVLVHSDGNDVAILRDSGVYETLAELKREGKIRGFGLSGKTVAGGLLALEQGDCAMVTYNLNEQSEQAVLDYAELHGKGILIKKALASGHACLADADPVRASFELIFSHPAACSAIIGTINPQHLAHNVTTAAAVIQDIA; encoded by the coding sequence ATGCATCCCCTGCATAGCCTGCACAACCTACACCGCCCACTGGGCGCCACCGAGTTGCTGGTTTCGCCATTGGGCCTGGGCACGGTCAAGCTGGGCCGTGACCAGGGGGTGAAGTATCCCAACGGCTTCACCATCCCCGACGACGCCGCGGCCCGCGAACTGCTGGCCCAGGCCCATGATCTGGGTATCAATCTGATCGACACCGCGCCAGCCTACGGCACCAGCGAAACCCGCCTCGGCCCGCTGTTGCGCGGCCAGCGCCAGCAGTGGGTGATTGTCAGCAAGGTCGGCGAAGAATTCGATAACGGCCAATCGCACTTTGACTTCAGCCCTGCGCATACGCGGCTCTCGGTGGAGCGCAGTCTCAAGCGCCTGGAAACCGACTTTATCGACCTGGTACTGGTGCATTCCGACGGCAACGATGTGGCGATTCTGCGTGACAGTGGCGTGTACGAAACCCTGGCTGAACTCAAACGCGAGGGCAAGATTCGCGGTTTCGGCCTCTCCGGCAAAACCGTTGCAGGTGGCCTGCTCGCCCTTGAGCAGGGTGACTGCGCGATGGTGACCTATAACCTTAATGAGCAAAGCGAGCAGGCCGTACTGGACTACGCCGAGCTACACGGCAAGGGCATCCTGATCAAGAAAGCCCTGGCCAGCGGCCACGCCTGCCTGGCTGACGCAGACCCGGTGCGCGCCAGTTTCGAGCTGATCTTCAGCCATCCGGCGGCCTGCAGCGCGATTATCGGCACCATCAACCCGCAGCACCTGGCGCATAACGTCACCACGGCCGCAGCTGTAATTCAGGATATTGCCTGA
- a CDS encoding metal ABC transporter ATPase → MPRTLLRKDPSSFKTLQLFVEASPEGLSYQGLGMPLNFAQMLEKRKPVAVADSQRFAVELANLGVSVRLTLCWQGREYWVLVRQRRADRGDVVLKLISGYVPAHELNLPLLTAIQEVAEECLLETPAGWLSGRFGDTWLPTPYQSSLRYRETAHFSLSPLSGAARPVQCGNLKLLERPRAYVHLPTASLQLVYDLRLELPKEARQLSLLHVDEHLEDGQLIARLNRARPDLFLIPLAQGRPTAELLTLKQGQLLPASTRGLWLAESFAPQDGWLVHDERTRWKDWLSLQGI, encoded by the coding sequence ATGCCGCGCACTCTGCTCCGCAAAGACCCCAGCAGCTTCAAGACCCTGCAACTCTTTGTTGAAGCCAGCCCGGAAGGCCTGAGTTACCAGGGCCTGGGCATGCCGCTGAACTTTGCGCAGATGCTGGAAAAGCGCAAACCGGTGGCGGTAGCCGACAGCCAGCGCTTTGCCGTGGAGCTGGCCAATCTGGGCGTTTCGGTGCGCCTGACCCTCTGCTGGCAAGGCCGCGAATACTGGGTGCTGGTGCGCCAGCGCCGGGCGGATCGTGGCGATGTGGTACTCAAGCTGATTTCCGGCTATGTGCCAGCCCACGAGCTCAATCTGCCGCTGCTCACCGCGATTCAGGAAGTGGCCGAAGAGTGCCTGCTGGAAACCCCGGCAGGCTGGCTAAGCGGACGCTTTGGCGACACCTGGCTGCCCACGCCCTACCAGAGCAGCCTGCGCTACCGGGAAACCGCGCACTTCAGCCTTAGCCCGCTGTCCGGCGCAGCGCGCCCGGTGCAATGCGGCAACCTCAAGCTGCTCGAACGCCCCCGCGCCTACGTGCACCTGCCGACCGCCTCATTGCAATTGGTGTATGACCTACGCCTGGAGCTGCCCAAGGAGGCGCGCCAACTCAGCCTGTTGCATGTCGATGAGCACCTGGAAGACGGCCAACTGATCGCCCGCCTCAACCGCGCACGCCCCGATCTGTTTCTGATCCCCCTGGCCCAGGGCCGGCCGACTGCCGAGCTGCTGACCCTGAAACAAGGCCAGCTACTGCCGGCTAGCACCCGAGGGCTGTGGCTGGCAGAAAGCTTCGCGCCACAGGATGGCTGGCTGGTGCACGATGAGCGGACTCGCTGGAAGGATTGGCTAAGCCTGCAAGGCATTTGA
- a CDS encoding acyl-CoA dehydrogenase family protein, with protein sequence MNLETPNKFRGLVNQAHQVAENYFRPISRKYDKAEHAYPKELDLLAALLDGMNAGSPDAIGATSASKRGAAREQQEGIKNGGNLSALLGVMELCWGDVGLLLAMPRQGLGNAAIAAVANDEQLTRFGGIWAAMAITEPGCGSDSAAIRTTAIKDGDHYVLNGEKIFVTSGERADAVVVWATLDKSLGRAAIKSFVVEHGTKGMSVTRLEKKLGIKASDTASISFTDCRVPAANLLGNPEIDVQKGFAGVMETFDNTRPLVAGMAIGVAKASLDRTRELLKKVCKLDYRTPLLSVSHAEATLYRLEAEWEAARLLTLKAAWMADNKLPNSKEASIAKAKAGRVANEVTLKCVELAGALGYGEDELLEKWARDSKILDIFEGTQQIQLLIVARRLLDKSSSELK encoded by the coding sequence ATGAACCTGGAAACCCCCAATAAATTCCGTGGCCTGGTTAATCAGGCCCATCAGGTGGCGGAGAACTATTTCCGGCCGATTTCACGCAAATACGACAAGGCCGAGCACGCCTATCCCAAGGAGCTGGACCTGCTCGCGGCGCTGCTCGATGGCATGAATGCCGGCTCACCGGACGCCATCGGTGCCACCTCCGCAAGCAAACGAGGCGCGGCCCGCGAGCAACAGGAAGGCATCAAGAATGGCGGCAATCTGTCGGCCCTGCTCGGGGTGATGGAGTTGTGCTGGGGCGATGTCGGCCTGCTCTTGGCTATGCCGCGTCAGGGCTTGGGCAATGCGGCGATTGCGGCGGTGGCCAATGATGAGCAGTTGACGCGCTTCGGCGGCATCTGGGCGGCCATGGCGATTACCGAGCCGGGTTGTGGTTCGGATTCGGCGGCAATTCGTACCACGGCGATCAAGGATGGCGATCACTACGTACTTAACGGCGAGAAGATCTTTGTCACTTCCGGAGAGCGCGCGGATGCCGTAGTGGTCTGGGCCACCCTGGACAAGAGCCTCGGTCGTGCGGCGATCAAGTCCTTCGTGGTCGAGCACGGAACAAAGGGCATGAGCGTTACACGGTTGGAGAAGAAACTCGGCATCAAGGCTTCGGATACCGCCTCGATCAGTTTCACGGATTGCCGGGTGCCGGCGGCCAACCTGCTGGGCAACCCGGAAATTGATGTGCAGAAGGGCTTTGCCGGGGTGATGGAAACCTTCGACAACACCCGTCCACTGGTCGCCGGCATGGCGATCGGTGTGGCCAAGGCCTCGCTAGACCGCACCCGCGAGCTGCTGAAAAAGGTCTGCAAGCTGGATTACCGCACGCCGCTGCTGAGTGTCAGCCATGCCGAGGCGACCCTCTATCGCCTGGAGGCCGAATGGGAGGCCGCGCGACTGTTAACCCTGAAGGCCGCCTGGATGGCCGACAACAAGCTGCCCAACTCCAAGGAAGCCTCCATCGCCAAGGCCAAGGCCGGGCGGGTGGCCAACGAGGTGACGCTGAAGTGTGTCGAACTGGCCGGTGCGTTGGGTTACGGCGAAGATGAGCTGCTGGAAAAATGGGCGCGCGACTCGAAAATTCTCGACATCTTTGAAGGCACCCAGCAGATCCAGTTGTTGATCGTCGCCAGACGTCTGCTGGACAAGAGCTCCAGCGAATTGAAGTAG
- the thiC gene encoding phosphomethylpyrimidine synthase ThiC, with the protein MSTQEKNLNPILSESAQVDQQSIQPFPRSQKVYVQGSRPDILVPMREISLDVTPTDFGGEINAPVMVYDTSGPYTDPKVIIDVRKGLADVRSPWIEARGDTERLPGLSSNFGQQRLADAELTKLRFAHVNNPRRAKAGANVSQMHYARKGIITAEMEYVAIRENMKLEVAREAGLLDQQHPGHSFGASVPKIITPEFVREEIARGRAIIPANINHTELEPMIIGRNFLVKINGNIGNSALGSSIEEEVAKLTWGIRWGSDTVMDLSTGKHIHETREWIIRNSPVPIGTVPIYQALEKVGGAAEELTWELFRDTLIEQAEQGVDYFTIHAGVLLRYVPMTAKRVTGIVSRGGSIMAKWCLAHHKENFLYTHFEDICEIMKAYDVSFSLGDGLRPGSIADANDEAQFGELETLGELTKIAWKHDVQTMIEGPGHVPMQLIKENMDKQLECCDEAPFYTLGPLTTDIAPGYDHITSGIGAAMIGWFGCAMLCYVTPKEHLGLPNKDDVKTGIITYKIAAHAADLAKGHPGAQIRDNALSKARFEFRWEDQFNLGLDPDTARSYHDETLPKDSAKVAHFCSMCGPKFCSMKITQEVRVYAEEQRIAALDLDAEAGMQAKAEEFKAQGAQLYHKV; encoded by the coding sequence ATGAGCACACAAGAAAAAAACCTCAATCCGATCCTGAGTGAATCTGCCCAGGTCGACCAGCAGTCGATCCAACCCTTCCCGCGTTCGCAGAAAGTCTATGTACAGGGCTCGCGCCCGGACATCTTGGTGCCAATGCGCGAGATCAGCCTGGACGTCACCCCCACTGACTTCGGCGGCGAGATCAATGCACCGGTGATGGTGTATGACACCTCCGGCCCGTACACCGATCCCAAGGTCATTATCGACGTGCGCAAGGGCCTGGCCGATGTGCGTTCGCCGTGGATCGAGGCGCGTGGCGACACCGAACGCCTGCCTGGGCTGAGCTCCAACTTCGGCCAGCAGCGCCTTGCCGATGCCGAACTGACCAAGCTGCGTTTCGCCCACGTCAACAACCCGCGCCGCGCCAAGGCCGGGGCTAACGTCAGCCAGATGCACTACGCGCGCAAAGGCATCATCACCGCCGAGATGGAATACGTTGCCATCCGCGAGAACATGAAGCTGGAAGTGGCGCGCGAAGCCGGCTTGCTCGACCAGCAGCACCCTGGCCACAGCTTCGGTGCTAGCGTGCCGAAGATCATCACCCCCGAGTTTGTGCGTGAAGAGATTGCCCGCGGTCGCGCGATCATCCCGGCCAACATCAACCACACCGAGCTGGAGCCGATGATCATCGGCCGTAACTTCCTGGTGAAGATCAACGGCAATATCGGCAACTCAGCGCTGGGTTCTTCCATCGAAGAGGAAGTGGCCAAGCTGACCTGGGGCATTCGCTGGGGTTCCGACACGGTTATGGACCTGTCGACCGGCAAGCACATTCACGAAACCCGCGAATGGATCATTCGCAACTCGCCGGTGCCGATTGGCACCGTGCCGATCTACCAGGCTTTGGAAAAAGTCGGCGGCGCGGCCGAAGAGCTGACCTGGGAGCTGTTCCGCGACACCCTGATCGAGCAGGCCGAGCAGGGCGTGGACTACTTCACCATTCACGCCGGTGTGTTGCTGCGTTATGTGCCGATGACTGCCAAGCGTGTCACCGGCATCGTCTCGCGCGGTGGTTCGATCATGGCCAAGTGGTGCCTGGCGCACCATAAAGAGAACTTCCTCTACACCCACTTCGAAGACATCTGCGAAATCATGAAGGCCTACGACGTCAGCTTCTCGCTGGGCGATGGCCTGCGTCCGGGTTCGATTGCCGACGCCAACGACGAAGCTCAGTTCGGTGAGCTGGAAACCCTTGGCGAGCTGACCAAGATCGCCTGGAAGCACGACGTGCAGACCATGATCGAAGGCCCCGGCCACGTGCCGATGCAGCTTATCAAGGAGAACATGGACAAGCAGCTGGAGTGCTGCGACGAGGCACCGTTCTACACCCTCGGCCCGCTGACCACCGACATCGCCCCGGGCTACGACCACATCACCAGCGGTATTGGCGCGGCGATGATCGGCTGGTTCGGTTGCGCCATGCTCTGCTACGTCACGCCCAAGGAGCACCTGGGGCTGCCGAACAAGGATGACGTGAAGACCGGCATCATCACCTACAAGATCGCCGCCCATGCTGCGGACTTGGCCAAAGGCCATCCCGGCGCGCAGATTCGCGACAACGCACTGTCCAAGGCGCGCTTTGAGTTCCGTTGGGAAGATCAGTTCAACCTCGGTCTCGACCCCGACACTGCGCGCAGTTATCACGACGAAACGCTGCCCAAGGACTCGGCGAAGGTGGCACACTTCTGCTCCATGTGCGGGCCGAAGTTCTGCTCGATGAAGATCACCCAGGAAGTTCGCGTCTATGCTGAAGAGCAGCGCATCGCCGCACTCGACCTGGATGCAGAGGCGGGCATGCAAGCCAAGGCAGAGGAGTTCAAGGCGCAGGGTGCGCAGCTCTACCACAAGGTCTGA
- the tnpB gene encoding IS66 family insertion sequence element accessory protein TnpB (TnpB, as the term is used for proteins encoded by IS66 family insertion elements, is considered an accessory protein, since TnpC, encoded by a neighboring gene, is a DDE family transposase.), whose amino-acid sequence MLSSNFFLEPAVMMRPDAKVEKVYLYPKPVDFRKSIDGLAALVELDIKVAVFDPVLFVFLNRARSRVKILYWERNGFCLWLKRLEAERFKSHPEPGEDAIVLTAQELNWLLDGIDLWRNRPHQVLTPRFVT is encoded by the coding sequence ATGCTGAGCTCCAATTTCTTTCTGGAGCCAGCCGTCATGATGCGCCCCGACGCCAAAGTCGAAAAAGTCTATCTATACCCCAAGCCGGTGGATTTCCGAAAATCCATCGATGGCCTGGCCGCCCTGGTCGAGCTGGATATCAAGGTGGCGGTGTTCGACCCGGTGCTGTTCGTCTTCCTCAACCGCGCGCGCAGCCGGGTGAAGATTTTGTATTGGGAGCGCAACGGCTTTTGCCTGTGGCTCAAGCGATTGGAGGCTGAACGCTTCAAGTCGCATCCGGAACCTGGCGAAGATGCGATCGTGCTGACGGCCCAGGAGTTGAACTGGTTGTTGGACGGTATCGACCTGTGGCGCAACCGGCCGCACCAGGTTTTGACCCCTAGGTTCGTCACCTGA
- a CDS encoding LysR family transcriptional regulator: MQWSLEQIRLFVSVADGQSFSAVGRQMQRAQSAVSNAIALLEADLGVRLIERSSGRQPRLTDAGAALLEEAREVLRQCQRLEGRALGLVRGEEVRLRLAQDEAMPYQPVLDSLEALAQQFPLLEVQLASGAQGDVARKLLEHRADLGLLFHHEQMPDALERQRLGTIEMVTVCGAGHALAGAGHVDRRELARHRQLLMAPQDSHYPGGEQISPSVWRTDSFYAMAELLMRNLGWAWLPRHVVQYPTYQSQLVELSSDWTPPPLVVELVCRRDEALGPAALWLAECFAQHLQAIG, translated from the coding sequence ATGCAGTGGAGCCTGGAGCAGATTCGCCTGTTTGTCAGTGTCGCCGATGGCCAGTCGTTCTCCGCCGTGGGTCGGCAGATGCAGCGCGCACAATCGGCAGTGAGCAATGCGATTGCCTTGCTGGAGGCTGACCTTGGCGTGCGTCTGATCGAGCGCAGCAGCGGCCGTCAGCCACGCCTGACCGATGCCGGCGCGGCTCTGCTGGAGGAGGCGCGCGAGGTGCTGCGCCAGTGTCAGCGTCTGGAAGGGCGGGCGCTGGGCCTGGTGCGCGGTGAAGAGGTGCGCCTGCGCTTGGCGCAGGATGAAGCCATGCCCTATCAGCCGGTGCTCGACAGTCTGGAGGCGCTGGCGCAACAGTTCCCGCTGCTGGAGGTGCAGCTGGCCAGCGGCGCCCAAGGCGATGTGGCGCGCAAGCTGCTGGAGCACCGCGCCGATCTCGGTCTGCTGTTCCACCATGAGCAGATGCCTGACGCCCTGGAACGTCAGCGCCTGGGTACCATCGAGATGGTTACCGTGTGCGGGGCTGGGCACGCGTTGGCGGGAGCCGGGCATGTCGATCGGCGTGAGCTGGCGCGACATAGGCAACTGCTGATGGCGCCGCAGGACAGTCACTACCCGGGCGGCGAGCAAATCAGCCCGTCGGTCTGGCGCACGGACAGCTTCTACGCGATGGCCGAACTGCTGATGCGTAACCTGGGCTGGGCCTGGCTGCCGCGCCATGTGGTGCAGTACCCGACCTACCAGAGTCAGCTGGTGGAATTGAGCAGCGACTGGACGCCGCCACCGTTGGTGGTCGAGTTGGTCTGCCGCCGTGACGAGGCGCTGGGGCCGGCGGCCTTGTGGTTGGCTGAGTGTTTTGCCCAGCACCTGCAGGCCATCGGCTAG